GACTTATTAACACATTTTTCACAGTGAGCGAAAAAATTTgtcataaaaatattgttgtttagaaattaattcaaattttttctaatccTGAAAGTAGAAAGAGACacgaattcaaaaataaaaaagtgccACCTGTTTAATTTTTGCACTAGGCAAATTACCCTTTTTTTGTAAGATATTCCCGTAAGATAACCCAGCGTTTTTCGTCCTCTTGCGACCGAGggattgcattttaaaaattaccagttgtagtttttaataatgcgcatctttaaaaaaaaaattacggaaaTAGTCCATTTAGTAtggaaacaacaactaaaataattttttggcccttaaatcgtgtcgtccatttcgttttcttttttcttttgtggaataccctagttaacttaaaatttatagaaaataagtttctgaaaggaaattctttcttctttcagaaaccaatttttatttatttttattaacaaaattattgcttgaaaacgcaataataacaaagaaacctTTTCTCGGGGCAACTTGTGTTGCTGGGTTAGAGATGGGAGGGTGGTTGATGTGAGGGAGTTGATGACGCCATCGCCAAGTGTTCTTTTAGCCCATAAGAATAACATGGGCCATCCTACCCCGCGTACATGAGCATGTTGCCCCCCGACTAGACCCAccctccttcattttcaaagcgcttttggtttcaaacaaagcaaattgtcagaaactaaaaatacgctTTTGATAGCTGATTttgtcctctttttttaagcctagcggggataaaaaatattgagaaataaagaagtgggggctcaaaaacaaaaaaaagcgacaACTAGTACAACTCTCCCCTATTTCTCATCGTTTAAGGAACAACGgagagcaataaaaaaaaacacattttgtaGATAGTTGGCTCAACAAAACTACACTGGcttgataaaaataatatcgcTATATTGCTGTCGTTTGAATCTCATGTCCTTGGTGTCCGATGATTGATTGTAATTGTTTTCTCAATAGAAGAGATGGTGATGATTCGGGGGATCGTAACCATTATTTGGTGGTTATGCTGGGCAAGTTTGGAAACTTCAACTTCGTGGAAATCTTTCGGAAGCATCCTAGTAAGTAGTGATAACAACACTGACAGCAAAAGCAGTATACAGCCCTACGGATTAGTCAACAAATCACACGTCGTCACTTccggtgagtttttttttaaatttaaggctatcttaattttttttaccccagTATGTAAATGGaatgtatatttttcttatgaCAGGGCGAAGATGGGATTTAAATGAAACGGAAACATCATTGCCGCCAAAGATAAACACAGTCATCACCGCGCAGTCAGGAGACACAGCATTTCTTCCTTGCCACGTATCACTGAGGGAAGACCACGGCGtaagtttttgaatttttcgtaGTTAGTTAGTATATAATGAtaaactttaataaaaatataaaaacaacagttttctttttacaaataaacaatgaattattacttggatttttttaaaatcaaatttcaggTGTCTTGGGTGCGTCGTCGAGATTGGCATATTTTAACGGCAGATTCAAAAGTATACTCAAGGGACGAAAGAATTCGCGTTACTTCTGTTGATAACACTGAAAATACTTGGACGTTACTAATAAAATACATCcagaaagaagacgaaggcATCTACGATTGTCAGGTTGtattaagaattttttttgaaggaTAATTAAGTGTTAATTGGTTTCTATTTTATAGATAACAACCAGGAGATCAGCATGGGCACAGTCCATTGAATTACGAATTGTTGAACCACAAGCCGTACTGGTTGGCACAGAAGATATATATGTTGGCGTCGGAAGTCCTTTCACTATTACTTGCGTCATCACAAACGTAAGGATAACTCATATGACTGAAATGCAATAACCTTTTGTTGGATGTAATATGATAACATATTTCTAACCTGTTATTTGTtctcatattttctttttggaacgTCCCCTATAGGACTCtttcggatctgttttcttttgccgttttatctggcaacgcagcatggctgtAGACTTTTgtagcgcgagaacggggagaagagggagaatggaacgaatgggagggaggagggcgtacgaacaaaaggggacccacgtttcctcttctcctccattcgtcccattctccctcttctccccgttctcgcgctacAAAAGTCTACAGCCATGCTGCGTTcccagataaaacggcaaaagaaaacagatacGAAAGAGCCCCATAGTAGCAATATattgaacaaataaaacattttgtttgtaaaattttgcgATATATTTATTCCTACTACTTTTTTTacaagaatcttttttttttgtggacggaataaaaatttttattaatgtatGTAGCATCATCAAAATGATggtgaatgagaaaaaatttgcagaAAAGGAGCAATTTTACATGCAAAAGAATGGCAAAACTCGTTCAGCAGAACACTTAAGAATTTTGTACTATTATTCATCTCAgtgtttatttatatttgaaacAGACCCTGAAACCACCGGAATACGTGTCTTGGAACGTTGACTCGAAATCTTTAAATTTTGGGAGTCAAGATCAACACCACCAACCCTCagcctttaaaaaaaggtggaatgGAGCAGGTTATTCTGTGACATTTGATCCCGGTCCACCTTCGGTTAGCCGTCTAATGGTTAACAGTGCAACTCCATCTGATTCCGGGCGTTACACTTGTCAGCCATCCAGTGGACTTTCAGCTTCCACTCATGTTCATGTGGCACTTGGTAAATTTATTCCTATCTTCtattttacaaattattaattgttaTGGAATTTCCAGGTAATGAGATGGCTGCTATACAGGCTGCCGACACAGCAGGCAGAGGTGGATGTTTGCGGTGGTTTTTATTAACAGTTGCCATTGTTTTACCATTACTCAACCTCAATTGGTACGATTAATATTGAGTCATGTTTCTGGAAAGATTCCACAAAACTAATTCTGTTGATGTTCGCTCACGTTAATACGAAAATACTATGTATAAAATACCCTGAAAATGTTAAGCATCCAGCACTGGGTGTTGGGACCAAACAATTAAACCACTAAACGAAGACGTTGAATGTTAAAGCATATTAAAGTTACATAGATCAAtaagtgtttcttttttattatatggGCTTAGCAGCGCAGCATATGTAATGTTTATAACTTCTAGAGTAGAAATCGTTGGCCATCTATGTTCAAAAGAGACTGCGAAAGGAGTTGATGGTTTCTTTTCAATGCGGAGCAGTTTCTGATTTTTACATTAAACGACAGATTCTATGATTTTAATGCGACAACCTACACTTTCTCTGCCGTCCTTCCTCATTTACATTGCGCGTGCAATATTATTATCGGAATTACTGGTTATTGAAAGGGGACACAGTAGTCGTAATCTGTGCACACTTAAATCATTAAATCAATTTCCCTATACAAACTAAAGGACAGAAGAACGGATGATATCCAACAATAACATGGCCTGTATAAACTCTTCAGAATAAGCTagcaattttcttaattttttaatttccggAAGAAGTCgttgtatttcttttgatttatatttGCGTTGTGAGCcttattcaatattttcaacaaaatatacactttttaaaattacagtGGCCCTTTTTATATACAAAGGACAAGTCCAACATGAGATTACTTTAATAATAAggttgaaatttttctgttcATCTGGGCTGTAGATTAGGGTTGTTAAGATTGAATTGATTATTAAATCTCTGACAATTCAATTTACATCCTGTATATTGTTGGCTTGTTGCCTACAGCGTTTCATCAGTAATTTCGTGTACAGCAAGATACTATAGAAGAGATTGTTTGACCTTATATATTGAGTAATACCACTTGGAATATTGGTACTAAACCTAATTcctttcaattaaaatttataaaataaatttgcgaATTTAAAATTCCGGAACTAAGTGgctaattatttgaattagccTACTATATGTTTACAATTATCTGGTACATTAATAcattatttataattatttaaaatcataAGAGAAGGCCAAAATAGACAATATAAACGTctgaagttgccagttcgattaaagaaaaaaacaaaattttgtaaacttcttcaaattttaaaaacttcaaattttatgtataaaatttgaagtaatttatatttagaaTATTGTTAAAAACTGTGTAACACCCAGAGAATTACTTTGACCTTAAACCTTATCtgatacaagaaaaaataattaataacctttttgaaaaacaaaataaaatatatatttggtTAACACGGATCGCTGACTCTGACTTTAATATTTCAATCCTTCGTTGGTTTACATACAACTGTTTGTAAGCTTGAATATTATAAGTATGAATATTCTATGTAAATATTTGGTAAAGTTACATTCCACAGCTAACTTAGCTTATATTGCTCACTTATGACAAATTTATCCAAATATTACATTTCATGTAATTTAATATCCGAATTAAGATATTCCAGGTGCAATTACATATTTTGCAATCGTTCCCAAGTCTAATTTgccgaattaaattttacagacAGCAAATATAATGTGTTTCATATTTTCGATAAATCAGCATTTTTataaatactttattttaataattccgTCTTGGTTTACATCAAAGGTGTCTATAAAACattatttccctatttctgAGTTGCAACCATTTTACGCTTATCACTTAAAACAGCATTATAGCAGATCTCGATGCGGTTTGGAAGTAATTTGTGTTGCGTggaacaattaatttaaaacaaaaatatttttttttttcaaattacgAGAACACGTGAACGAATATAACGCGCTTTGAAAAATGGGGCGGAGTGACACACTCTAGATCACTAGGTTCGCCGACTTTCCCACTGATAGGGAGCGACCATTGCGTCCCCAGTGTTCGGTCGCACCAAAAGCGGCTCTTGAGAAAAGTTTTGACGGTGTAGAAACTTCTCTAGagatgttattccaaccaAGAAGTATTAGACAAGCCAAAAGGTCGTGCGTAGTTTACGCTGAAGCGCACACTGCGGCCGATGGCAGAACGAAAATTTTAGTTACGCTTCATAGATGACGTTCCCTTAATCCTTTCTTCGAAAAAGCGACCAAAACCGTCTGTTTCTTAAACAAAGGACTAGAGACTGAGCCCTGGTCAAATCCGGGAgctcagcaaaaaaaaaaaatgattacaaTTTAGCAACAAGGTTTGAGGCTAAAATATGGTTAGGGGaataagacaaaagaaaagccacgtctgtcgactggcggccggggcgttcaaACGCGACGCGATTCCGAAGTCGGTGGGAaccgtaaaaaaatcaactttgtttaGCAAGCTCAAATTATCTAGGAAGGAAGCTAACATTATATTGATCAATTTCAACATAAACAGAacaattttcatatttaaaataaacaattcccGTATGACAGACGTCAAATTAGAGGACTATAAATtagggaatattttttttataaagatgTATATTCGCCAAGGCGAATGTTGCCTGTATATTTACAGGAATAAAATAGAAGCAggtacaacaaataaaaaaacaaagagatgaaaacgaataaacaaacaaagagaGAAGATGGACAAAGCAGAGCTTAAGATAATCTGAATGCAAATTCACTAGCCAAAATAAATGTGCTGGTTGCCAGAGCGCATTGAAGCGTAATAAGGAGATAGAGAGCTCGGAGAGTTTGAACTTTACTAGCAGACTCACTCAATTACACGAGTAGTTCAGAGTGGAGAATAAGTATATCGACAAGAAGGAAGAACTAATTCCGAAGCCATCAGACAAACATACTGGGGTTGAATGGACTCGTCCGACCGTGCTGACCAGGCTGACCCACTGGGTGGTCCGATTATTCGCGAGGTTGACTGGTTTAGGGCCAGACAAACGAAACCTCGGATGTCCGTAACG
This DNA window, taken from Daphnia pulex isolate KAP4 chromosome 2, ASM2113471v1, encodes the following:
- the LOC124206809 gene encoding fibroblast growth factor receptor-like 1, translated to MVMIRGIVTIIWWLCWASLETSTSWKSFGSILVSSDNNTDSKSSIQPYGLVNKSHVVTSGRRWDLNETETSLPPKINTVITAQSGDTAFLPCHVSLREDHGVSWVRRRDWHILTADSKVYSRDERIRVTSVDNTENTWTLLIKYIQKEDEGIYDCQITTRRSAWAQSIELRIVEPQAVLVGTEDIYVGVGSPFTITCVITNTLKPPEYVSWNVDSKSLNFGSQDQHHQPSAFKKRWNGAGYSVTFDPGPPSVSRLMVNSATPSDSGRYTCQPSSGLSASTHVHVALGNEMAAIQAADTAGRGGCLRWFLLTVAIVLPLLNLNWYD